The genomic window GAACCAGCCGTTGGGGCTGTGGTGGGTCCTGCCGATCGGGCTCACGATCGCGATCGTGGTGCTCTTCCAGGCCGGCGTGCGGCCCGCCGGCTACACCATGGCCGGGACGCTGGTCGTGGCGGCCATCGCGCGCCTGGTGCTCCCGCGGGAGGCAGTTGGCGGCCTGCTGGTGCGCTCGCGGTCCTGGGACGCGCTCACCCTGGTGGTCCTCGCGGTCGCGGTCACCGTCATCAGCGCGACGCTCGTCATCCCCTGAGCCGCCACCGCCCCGAGTCCAACTACCCTGAGCCGCAACCACCCCGCGCCCCACCACCCCCGAGCGCACGAGACCCGCCGAGCTGCCTGGCGGCATACCGGCGGGCGTGCGTGGGAGGGAGCGCAGCGGAGCAGGTCCCGCCCACGGGATCAGATCAGGCCGAGCTCCGTGACCGCCGCACGCTCCTCGTCCAGCTCGGCGGCGGAGGCGTCGATCTTGCCGCGGGAGAACTCGTCGATCTCCAGGCCCTGGACGATCTCCCAGCGACCGCCGGAGGTGGTGACCGGGAAGGAGGAGATCAGACCCTCGGGCACGCCATAGGAACCGTCCGATCGGACCGCCATCGACAGCCAGTTGCCCTCGGAGCTGCCCTGCAGCCAGTCGCGGGTGTGATCGATCGTCGCGGACGCGGCGGAGGCGGCCGAGCTGGAGCCGCGTGCCTCGATGATGGCGGCGCCGCGCTTGGCGACGGTCGGGATGAAGGTCTCCTCCAGCCAGGCCTGGTCGTTGATGACCTCCGTCGCGGGCCGGCCACCGATCTGTGCGTGGAACAGGTCGGGGTACTGCGTGGCCGAGTGGTTGCCCCAGATCGTCATGTTGCGGATCTCGGAGACCGGGACCCCGGCCTTGGCGCAGACCTGAGCAAGGGCCCGGTTGTGGTCCAGGCGGGTCAGCGCGGAGAACCGCTCGGTGGGGATGTCCTTGGCGTTGCTCATCGCGATCAGGGCGTTGGTGTTGGCCGGGTTGCCGGTCACCGTGACGTGGATGTCGTCGGCGGCGTGGTCGTTGAGCGCCTTGCCCTGGACCGTGAAGATCGCACCGTTGGCCTCGAGCAGGTCGCCGCGCTCCATGCCCTTGCTGCGGGGGCGGGCGCCGACCAGAAGCGCCACGTTGGCACCGTCGAAGATCGTGTTGGGGTCGTCGCCGATCTCGACGCCGGCCAGCGTCGGGAAGGCGCAGTCGTCGAGCTCCATCACGACACCCTCAAGGGCCTTGAGCGCCGGGGCGATCTCGAGCAGCCGCAGCTGCACCGGGGTGTCCGGACCGAAGAGGTCACCGCTGGCGATGCGGAACAGGAGGCTGTAGCCGATCTGGCCGGCCGCGCCGGTCACTGCAACCTTGACGGGAGTGGTGTTCACGGTGCTCTTCCTTTTCGTCCGGGGCGGTGTTCACGGGTGACGTTAGCACCGCCGAGCTCGTATGCCGGAGGCCCGGGGAAGGTGGTCTCGCTCACGTCCTCGTGCGGCCGGGACAGCGGCCCTGGTGCCCGGTGTCCCCGGTCCGCGATAGCCTGAGGGCTGCCGGTGGCCCTGGGGCGACCGAGCGTGATGCGGCCGTGTCGACGGCCAACCCCTATCGATCACAGGAGCCAGCAGGCATGGAGAAGATCAAGGTCGCCAACCCGATCGTCGAGCTCGACGGCGATGAGATGACACGCATCATCTGGCAGTTCATCAAGGACCGGCTGATCCACCCCTACCTGGACGTCGACCTGAAATACTTCGACCTCAGCGTCGGCAAGCGCGACGAGACCAACGACCAGATCACCGTCGACGCCGCCCACGCCATCAAGGAGCACGGCGTCGGCGTGAAGTGCGCGACGATCACCCCGGACGAGGCACGGGTCGAGGAGTTCGGCCTCAAGGAGATGTGGAAGAGCCCGAACGGGACGATCCGCAACATTCTCGGCGGTGTGATCTTCCGCGAGCCGATCATCATCTCCAACGTCCCGCGCCTGGTGCCGGGCTGGACCAAGCCGATCATCATCGGTCGTCACGCCCACGGTGACCAGTACAAGGCGCAGAACTTCAAGGTGCCCGGTCCCGGCACCGTCACCATCACCTACACCCCCGCCGACGGCGGCGAGCCCGAGGTCCACGAGGTCGCCGAGTACGGCGACGACGGTGGCGTGGCGATGGGCATGTTCAACTACAACGACTCGATCCGGGACTTCGCCCGCGCCAGCATGAACTACGCGCTGGACCGTGGCGTCCCCTGCTACCTGTCGACCAAGAACACCATCCTGAAGGCCTACGACGGTGCGTTCAAGGACATCTTCCAGGAGGTCTTCGACGCGGAGTTCAAGGAGAAGTTCCACGCCGCGGACCTGACCTACGAGCACCGCCTGATCGACGACATGGTCGCCGCGGCGATGAAGTGGGAGGGTGGCTACGTCTGGGCCTGCAAGAACTACGACGGTGACGTGCAGTCCGACACCGTGGCCCAGGGCTTCGGCAGCCTCGGCCTGATGACCTCCGTGCTGATGACCCCGGACGGCAAGACCGTCGAGGCCGAGGCGGCACACGGCACCGTGACCCGCCACTACCGCCAGCACCAGCAGGGCAAGCAGACCTCCACGAACCCGATCGCCTCGATCTTTGCGTGGACCCGCGGCATCTCCTACCGCGGCAAGATGGACAACACCCCCGAGGTGACGGAGTTCGCCGAGACCCTCGAGCGGGTCTGCATCGAGACCGTCGAGTCGGGCAAGATGACCAAGGACCTCGCGCTGCTCATCGGACCGAACCAGAAGTGGCTGACGACCGAGGAGTTCCTCGCCGCGATCGACGAGAACCTCCAGAAGGCCATGGCCGCCTGACCACGGCGCCTGGTCAGCCCCAGGAGGGGAGCTGGGGCAGCGGGTGGTGGCTGGTCAGTCCGTGCTCGACGCCGCGGGCCAGCCAGAACAGCAGGTCGGCGGGGTGCCCGTGCACCTCGTTGCCCCCGCCGTGGATGTGCCAGCGACGGTTGTCGGTGCCGATCAGGGTCAGTGGGGGAGCGCCGGCGCGGACCCGCTCGACCGCCTCGGTGATCCCGGCGCGCACCACCTCCGGAGGCACGTGGGCGAAGGTGAAGCCGAGGTCCAGGTCGACGTGGTGATAGGTCACCTCGCGCAGCCGCATCCACGGCACCCGGTCGCCGGGGGTCGGGCGACCAGAGGCGATCCGCACCTCAGACAGGTCGGTGCGCCCGCGCAGTGTCTCCACCCGGCTGCGGAAGGCGTTGGACGCGGCGACGACGTCGGCGCGCAGGCGCGGCAGCGGCTGGCGGGCGCCCTCCTCGATGTCCTGGTCGCGCTGCTCGGGGGAGGAGTATGCCGGGTGCTCGCGACCGCTGGTGGCCCACTGCACCAGGTGCTGCAGCCCGTCAGCGTTGCGGGCCACGTGGGCCAGGACGTGGGCGCGGGTCCAGCCGTCACACCGGCTCGACTCGTGCAGCTGGGCCTCGGTCATCCTGGCCATCGTCACGGCCAGGGCGCGATCGGCGTCGGCGAGCAGGTCGATCGCGCGTCCAGCGGAGAGCTTTCCCTCGGTCATCATTCCTCCATCGCAGCCGGCTCCTTCCTTGATGCTCCCGCTCCGACGCGTCTCCCGCAAGGGCGCCGAGCCGAGGGAGCACCCTGCCGCGCGTCAGCCGGCGTCGGTGGCCCCGACGGCCCGGGTGACGAAGTCCGCGAGGTCGGCGGACTGCTGGAGCCGGGACGGCTCGTGGACATACATCATGTGGCCGGCGTCGTAGTAGCAGTGCTCGATGTTGTCCTGCAGGGCAGCCGGGATGTCCAGCTGGGCCAGCACCTCCCGGGCGGCATAGAAGGGGGTCGCCCCGTCATACCAGCCATAGGCGACGTGGACTCTGAGGTGCGGGTTGGCTCGCATCGCCCTGGCCAGACGAGGCGTCACATCCACCGACCGCCCCTCGAAGTCGGAGTAGGACCAGGGATGGACGCGGGTCGAGATCTGCTCGTAGTGCAGGTCCGACTCATAGCCGAGGTCGGCGCGGACGTGGTGGTTCCAGGCCGCGGCATAGGGGCCGGCGATCGCGTCGTGGCTCGGGTCCGCATCCATCGTCTCGGCGTTGCCCGCGGCGGCCGGTCCGGTGAACCTCGAGTCCAGACGTCCCACCACGAGTCGCTGCCCGCGCAGCAGCTCGGTGAAGAAGCGGATGTGCTCGATCCGCAGGTCGGCGCGGTCGACCCACTCCGGGTCAAGGCCGGTGAGCCCAGCCAGCCGCTCGACGTGCTCGGCGCGTTCTCCGCCGGTCAGCCGGACGCCTCGGGTGAGGGCGTAGGGGTAGTCCCTGTCGGCATACTCCTGCGCCTCCCGCACGACGGTCGACAGCGCCTTGCGACCGTGCCTGCCGTGGTAGTGCGCGACCGCCGCATAGGTCGGCAGGAAGCCGACGAACGCACGATCCGTGTCCGGTTCGTGCAGGCCGATCGACCCGAGGTCGAGCACCGATGAGATCAGCATGATGCCGTTGAGATACATGCCGTAGCGGGACTGCAGGTGGTCGGCCAGCGCCGCCGCCCGCAGCGTGCCGTAGGACTCGCCCGCCAGGAACTTCGGCGACAGCCAGCGCTCGTGGCGGGCCGTCCAGAGCCGGATGATCTCGCCGACGGACTCGATGTCGGCGGTGAAGCCGTGGTAGCTCTTGGCCCGACCACCCTCGACCGCCCGGGAGAAGCCGGTCGAGACCGGGTCGATGAAGACCAGGTCGGAGACGGTCAGCAGCGACTCGGGGTTGTCCACGAGGGCATAGGGCGGGGGGAGCAGCTCGCCGACGTCGCCCATCTGCACGCGACGTGGACCCAGCAGGCCCAGGTGCAGCCAGACGGAGGACGAGCCGGGGCCGCCGTTGAAGGCGAAGGTCACCGGTCGCGCGGCCGCGCCCTCGGGACGGTCCAGCACGTAGGACGTCAGGAAGACCTCGGCCCTGGCCTTGGTGCCCGTGAAGACGTCGTCCTCGAAGACCTCTTCGCGAAGCACGACGCGCCCGGTCGTGGCCGTGTAGTGCAGATCCTCACCACCGACCCGGAGCGTATGCCGTGTGGTCACCAGGTCGTCCTTGGGCTCGACCGGCTTCGTGGTCGGGGCAGGCTCCGTGGTCGCGGCGTGGGTGTCGCGGCCCTCGTCGCTCGACTCGGAGGGCACGGGTGCGGTGGGGGTCGTGTCGTCGGTCTGCGCCATGGCCCTGACTCTATGCGGGGCACTCGGAGTATGGTCCTGCACGTGAATCAGCAACCTGAGGAGGAGGTGACGGTCGGCGTAGCGCTGCCGGTGCCGGAGCCGTGGGGGCGCCAGGTGTGGCAGGCGCGGTTGGGCTATGGGGAGACGTCGGCAGAGCACATCCCGACGCACGTGACCCTGCTGCCACCGACGGTCACCACCGTGGCAGCGGTCGAGGCGCTCCTGGCCCACCTGGAGCAGGTCGCCGCCGAGCACGCGCCCTTCCAGATGGTGCTGCGCGGCACCGGCACCTTCCGCCCTGTGTCCGACGTCGTCTATCTCCAGATCGCCCGTGGGGTGTCCTCCTGCGAGCTGCTCGAGCGCGCCGTGCGCAGCGGCCCGGTCCACCGAGACCTGGACTTCACCTATCACCCGCACGTGACGGTGGCCCACAACCTGCCGCACGACGTCCTCGACCGCGCATTCGAGGAGCTGGCGGACTTCTCTGCCGAGTTCTCCGCCGACCGGCTGGTGGCCTATGTGCACCACGGGGACGAGGTCTGGCGTCCCCTGGTCAGTTTTCAGCTGCAGGGGTGGCGCTGAGCTGCCGGGTCTGAGATGAGACCGCTCAGGCGACGGCGGCCCGGTCCCGGCCCATGGCGCGGGCGTAGTAGCCCAGCAGCTGCTCGGTCAGCGCCGGCCAGGAGCGCGTCTCGACCCTGGCTCGGCCCGCCAGCCCCATAAGGGTCCGCTCGCTCTCGCGCTCCGGGCCAGCCAGACGTGCCACGGCCTCGCGCAGCGCACCCTCCC from Ornithinimicrobium cryptoxanthini includes these protein-coding regions:
- a CDS encoding DUF3017 domain-containing protein yields the protein MSKDARDHRGSDEASPRPRRPANWGNQPLGLWWVLPIGLTIAIVVLFQAGVRPAGYTMAGTLVVAAIARLVLPREAVGGLLVRSRSWDALTLVVLAVAVTVISATLVIP
- a CDS encoding 2'-5' RNA ligase family protein — its product is MNQQPEEEVTVGVALPVPEPWGRQVWQARLGYGETSAEHIPTHVTLLPPTVTTVAAVEALLAHLEQVAAEHAPFQMVLRGTGTFRPVSDVVYLQIARGVSSCELLERAVRSGPVHRDLDFTYHPHVTVAHNLPHDVLDRAFEELADFSAEFSADRLVAYVHHGDEVWRPLVSFQLQGWR
- a CDS encoding maleylpyruvate isomerase family mycothiol-dependent enzyme; this translates as MMTEGKLSAGRAIDLLADADRALAVTMARMTEAQLHESSRCDGWTRAHVLAHVARNADGLQHLVQWATSGREHPAYSSPEQRDQDIEEGARQPLPRLRADVVAASNAFRSRVETLRGRTDLSEVRIASGRPTPGDRVPWMRLREVTYHHVDLDLGFTFAHVPPEVVRAGITEAVERVRAGAPPLTLIGTDNRRWHIHGGGNEVHGHPADLLFWLARGVEHGLTSHHPLPQLPSWG
- a CDS encoding malate dehydrogenase; protein product: MNTTPVKVAVTGAAGQIGYSLLFRIASGDLFGPDTPVQLRLLEIAPALKALEGVVMELDDCAFPTLAGVEIGDDPNTIFDGANVALLVGARPRSKGMERGDLLEANGAIFTVQGKALNDHAADDIHVTVTGNPANTNALIAMSNAKDIPTERFSALTRLDHNRALAQVCAKAGVPVSEIRNMTIWGNHSATQYPDLFHAQIGGRPATEVINDQAWLEETFIPTVAKRGAAIIEARGSSSAASAASATIDHTRDWLQGSSEGNWLSMAVRSDGSYGVPEGLISSFPVTTSGGRWEIVQGLEIDEFSRGKIDASAAELDEERAAVTELGLI
- a CDS encoding NADP-dependent isocitrate dehydrogenase; this encodes MEKIKVANPIVELDGDEMTRIIWQFIKDRLIHPYLDVDLKYFDLSVGKRDETNDQITVDAAHAIKEHGVGVKCATITPDEARVEEFGLKEMWKSPNGTIRNILGGVIFREPIIISNVPRLVPGWTKPIIIGRHAHGDQYKAQNFKVPGPGTVTITYTPADGGEPEVHEVAEYGDDGGVAMGMFNYNDSIRDFARASMNYALDRGVPCYLSTKNTILKAYDGAFKDIFQEVFDAEFKEKFHAADLTYEHRLIDDMVAAAMKWEGGYVWACKNYDGDVQSDTVAQGFGSLGLMTSVLMTPDGKTVEAEAAHGTVTRHYRQHQQGKQTSTNPIASIFAWTRGISYRGKMDNTPEVTEFAETLERVCIETVESGKMTKDLALLIGPNQKWLTTEEFLAAIDENLQKAMAA
- a CDS encoding S10 family peptidase; this translates as MAQTDDTTPTAPVPSESSDEGRDTHAATTEPAPTTKPVEPKDDLVTTRHTLRVGGEDLHYTATTGRVVLREEVFEDDVFTGTKARAEVFLTSYVLDRPEGAAARPVTFAFNGGPGSSSVWLHLGLLGPRRVQMGDVGELLPPPYALVDNPESLLTVSDLVFIDPVSTGFSRAVEGGRAKSYHGFTADIESVGEIIRLWTARHERWLSPKFLAGESYGTLRAAALADHLQSRYGMYLNGIMLISSVLDLGSIGLHEPDTDRAFVGFLPTYAAVAHYHGRHGRKALSTVVREAQEYADRDYPYALTRGVRLTGGERAEHVERLAGLTGLDPEWVDRADLRIEHIRFFTELLRGQRLVVGRLDSRFTGPAAAGNAETMDADPSHDAIAGPYAAAWNHHVRADLGYESDLHYEQISTRVHPWSYSDFEGRSVDVTPRLARAMRANPHLRVHVAYGWYDGATPFYAAREVLAQLDIPAALQDNIEHCYYDAGHMMYVHEPSRLQQSADLADFVTRAVGATDAG